Proteins from a single region of Rhinatrema bivittatum chromosome 13, aRhiBiv1.1, whole genome shotgun sequence:
- the LOC115075292 gene encoding olfactory receptor 1020-like — MAELNQTSVTEFLLLGLTDDPHLKTLLFVVFLIIYLMTLLGNIGIILLIKQDSRLHTPMYFFLSNLSFVDLGCSSTVTPKTLINFLSENKAISYLGCATQMYFFVLFACADIFLLALMAYDRYVAICKPLHYPVVMTRRLCTQLVVCCYTLSIFYSLIQTGTSFHLFFCNSKKVSHFFCDIPPMLKISCTDTFINEIVTPTFAGVLTVSSVLMILTSYISIISNILKMRSAEGRYKAFSTCASHFVSVTLYFGTLFFMYLRPILSYFPDQDMVVSVFYTMVIPMLNPLIYSLRNQDVIEALKKIISKILTSLCHFNNFE; from the coding sequence ATGGCAGAATTAAACCAAACGTCAGTGACCGAGTTCCTTCTCCTGGGATTGACTGATGACCCACATCTAAAGACCTTACTATTTGTGGTGTTTCTGATTATATATCTGATGACCCTTCTGGGAAACATTGGGATCATCCTATTAATCAAGCAGGATTCTCGCCTTCACACCCctatgtacttcttcctcagtaactTGTCATTTGTTGATCTCGGTTGTTCTTCCACTGTTACCCCCAAAACTTTGATCAACTTTCTATCAGAAAACAAGGCCATTTCCTACCTTGGGTGTGCAACACAGATgtatttttttgttctatttgcaTGTGCAGACATTTTTCTGTTGGCGCTGATGGCATACGATCGTTATGTGGCAATATGTAAGCCTTTGCATTATCCTGTTGTTATGACAAGGAGGCTCTGTACACAACTAGTAGTCTGTTGCTACACTTTAAGCATATTTTATTCCCTCATACAGACAGGTACCAGCTTCCATTTATTCTTCTGTAATTCTAAAAAGGTAAGCCATTTCTTCTGTGATATTCCTCCAATGCTGAAGATCTCCTGCACAGACACATTTATCAATGAGATTGTAACTCCAACTTTTGCTGGCGTTTTAACTGTTTCTTCAGTTCTCATGATTCTCACCTCTTACATTTCCATCATTTCCAACATCTTGAAAATGCGCTCAGCAGAGGGCCGATAtaaagccttctccacctgtgCCTCCCATTTTGTCAGTGTAACTTTATACTTTGGAACACTTTTCTTCATGTATTTGAGACCCATTTTAAGTTATTTCCCAGACCAGGACATGGTAGTGTCTGTGTTTTACACCATGGTAATTCCCATGTTAAACCCCCTGATCTACAGTCTGAGGAACCAGGACGTGATAGAGGCACTGAAGAAGATCATATCTAAGA